DNA sequence from the Epinephelus fuscoguttatus linkage group LG2, E.fuscoguttatus.final_Chr_v1 genome:
CTTCAGCTTGTCAAAAGGTACACAGTCCTCTTATTTAAGAGTGGTCAATTAAAGAAATTCAAATACTTcaataaaaaacagtaatttcaccCAGCGAAACAAGTAGTTGAGCTTCTCAGGTCTGTTGCTCAGTCAGTAGCTTAAAGTCAGAGTTAAACCTGTGTGGTCTGGAACAGCATTATGTAGTCATTAGCTGTGTCCTCAGAACCCATGATTTAATATGCCTCTATGATTCTGGGCCTAGGTGTACTCTAAAATGTAGCCCAGACAGCTTCTACATGAAGGTGTCCCATTTGCCTCATTTCAGTTCTGACTAAGGAAAGAGTTACAAACTGAAGAGGTCAATGTCTAACCACCCTGCTTGAACTATCTCAGCAGCGCGACACTAATATCTGCAGACGTGAAGTCAGTTTGTCAGTCATGTCGGCAGGTGCCACTTAAAGTCACATAGGGAACAAATCAAATGTAGCCTAAGTCCAATTTCTGCTAAAGCTGTAAGCAAATGCTCTATGATATAGTTTATATTTTTACAATTAGAGGCTGACACATTTTTTGTGATAGTTGAGGTGTAACCAGACAGAATTATAACACAAAGTGCATAATTTGTTCCGTATCTCCAAATCTTTTAGCAGTTGTTAATACTGTGCACCAGAAAATCAGAAAACTGAAACCTACTTGTGCTGAATGTTTTCTAAATCACAGCCGAGCTTATTGAATGCTAagcaacaaagcaaacaaatcccTTTTGTAATAAATACAGAGTTCTCACTGTCATGAAATTACTGGAAAAGTTAGGAAATTAGAAAAActattttccaggcctggaaatggttTGGAATTTACAGAATGTTTTGAATAGACAGTGTTTCAGCTATTGTTTAAATCATGTccaacattgtgcaaaatacgTTCCTTCATTACTAATTTAAAATCTATTGCTGCATTGCGTGATTGTTGAAACATCACTGGTATCTCAAGATACACACACTGGTGTGTACAGCTAGTTGGCGGCAGGAATGTGTGACGTGCAAGGAAAGTTAGCAAGCATGAGCAGTTTGCTTATCCACCAAAACCCACTAACATTTTGGTGCGGAGTGGAATAGAGGCCAAATTTAGTTGTGGGAAAATAAAGTGTACGTAACTGTCCACATTTGGAAATGCTCCCTACTAAAAATTGTTTGTTGTCAAAGAGGTGTCGAGGCAGGGTATTTTTTCAACTACTTAAAGTAACGGGAATGGTgtaaaatataatgtaaaagttttgaaaattggttggtaaaaatgtgtgggaaccattaacttgttttgttttttcagcatgtAATTTACGGtgtgtcattttatgttttttctatTATTACCAACGTCAATCTGCTGAACCTGTGTATCAGCCAATATATCAGCCGTCAGTCAAAATGACTGTACAGTGTCACAGAACGGAGTTTCTTTCCTTGAAAATGATCTTTTGTGAAGAACAGACACCGGCTGGCAGTGAGCGCCTCAACCCTAAAACATGCTACTCACTTCAATGACAGCTGGTACACCAAAAGCTGTTAGagactttaatcattttaagcAGAGAAAGTTGACGCTGGCGTAAAGTTTGCTGCTCTTTGCTAAATAGCAAATTATATTGTCTGAACTCAACGGTGTGGCCCAATAATTTGCCACCTTCACACACTCTAATTTTCACTTGCACATTCAGTGAAATAATCACATTGTAGGTCCTGGTTGTGGTAAAGGAGATCTGCATCAGTTGTTTAAGGTGGACAAAACACAGTAGAGTATGTAAGTGTGTAAAGATGTCATCTAATATTATGTCTGTAATACGGCTTGAATAATTAGTTGATTAGTTAGTCGAAAGAAAATTAAACACCAACTATTTTGACAGTTGATTaaatgtttcagtcatttttaaagctaaaatttgctttttaaatgtgagaatttgctgctttactTTGTCATTTACAAAAGTAAATGATGAGTGTTTGGGTTTCGGACTGCTGGTGGGACAAAAGaagcaatttgaagacatcactttgggctctgggaaattggGCTGAGAATTTTTCAGATCATCAgataaattgtgaaaataatcagTAGACAAATCAAAAATCTACAAGGTGTGCATTAGACCATGTTTAACTCCAGTTGAAATAAAACTGACATACATGTGAAACACATTTATAATTTTGGATGGTAGAACATTTTCGTAGCATAGCAGTCAGGTCGATCAACGCTCTGCAGCTGAATCAGAAACGTACCCACCCAGTTCCCCAAAGACATACAGAATGTGTTCATGGGTTTTTCCGAACAGAAGTTAGGTACAGATGAACATTCCCATTCCGAAATGTGACAGGATGCTGAACCATCACTGCAGAAGGAACCCTGAGCTTCATGAGGAGCTGCAGATCCAGGCTGCAGTGGCAGCGGGCGATGTCTGCACTGTCAGGAGAATGCTGGAGCAGGGATACTCACCTAAGATCCGCGACGCCAACGGCTGGACACTTCTCCACTTCTCTGCTGCCAAAGGAAAAGAGAGATGTGTTCGAGTGTTTCTGGAGCATGGAGGTCAGAcgctttgtctttttctttttgtcctgcTGTTCTAGTTGGCTTCATTTGGTGGTTAACAACGTGCTATGATAGATCTGAACACTAGAGGTCGTTATTTTACTGGAAGAGAGGACCTTTCACTCACCTCTGTGTTAGTTGAAAGCCACTGAAGTTTAAGAGTGTAAAACATGATGTCACATGTATTAGGTCATTTATCTTGTACAGGGAGGGGCCCATTACGTTTACATACATGCCTTACATCTACAGAAAATGTGATGGAGAATAatctgttttataaatctgTATATGTTCGTGTaaaaaaagttgcacaaaacattaaaatacaactATGGCCTTTACATTTGGGGTTTATTTCCTTAACCAACAGACTTAAGCTGCTATGAggcatctgtctgtttgtgtttttaggcagttttgttatttaattaattaatgaatagaacaataaaacacttCAGAATCAGGTATCATATTTGTGCACACACCTTAAAGTAAACTGTGGGTCCCCTCATATTATTGAATGGATTCCCTCTATTTCATCTGACTTTGTGAGCTCAGAGAAATCTTAAAACCTTCAGaaaatacttcacctgcaaaatgaccatttgttttaTCAGTTAGTCACagtgtgaaaatgcatgtgttctgGAACAACCGAGCATACGATTGGATATATGAGATatagattatactgcatgagttgtgtgcgAGTTTATAAACAggtgttttgatgtagttttgctgttgttaaatgaaGTCTCCATTTactttaaacctttgaaccctgagcaacttggtgcaatttctttcaGAAACTTggtgagaaaaagaaatgtcccacaaactgctaaaaaaaaaaaaaaaatgtagaaagttgttttacaaaaaaaaacttgggaaaaaagaaagagctatggaaaactatatttataattaatgttattacatttttaaattattattattattaaattattaatttttctttgtcttttttttcctaatttcttgtttttaattttctctttttattaatCTCTTGATATTTTtcgggtcatttcttcttttgttgcttaTTACCTTCttctagggttgggtaccgttcataattgaaccgataAGGTACCGGTATcggtatctggaattcggtaccggtaccaaacggtaccttatttcattactttttaaccctatgggccctaggcctttttggggtatttttactgtctttacttttaagctcatatcacagtcattataaaggcacacatgctatatcttgttttttttttcaggacaatgtcctttcatgtccttctatgtgcctgtattttatattaatttttatatcaatgaaaaaaacaaatctttgtgcctaaattcttagattttattttctttagactctctggaatctggcaattgggggggggggggttcttgtcatacaaagtttgatggagtgtcaactggacaatatggagatatttgcatcttgaaagccggactacaaatgtggatagacagggagaaacacatgcaagcctaagacgtggtaagatacgatattcctcactatatgaagtgactgataacaagatctgtataatgggttgtgaagaaattcgtcaggtttttattttgtagacaattgatctggatttagagcgtgatgggatgacagcacaatgatgtgtgtggtatcagcAGAAAGCtgtggtcctgcgctttcatgtgatatgcgtggcatttctgtgcgagcctgcattcgcgagtaatccatccaagagttatgtgtgtgcagagctgtatgaaagctctgttatacatcattttattgtaatttttcgctgtgaaaacattggattaccgacaagtgcttggccttgtcggaaagctacaattctgctgtttctgctgataggcgtggcttctcgctatgacgcacggtcacggagaaaatccacagagaagaacgggtgtgatgacaacatttaggaacagtgctgcaccttaacttttgtctgcacattgtttttgtcgccattgttgctgagtctgaggtgcgagtcatgcgctctcgctccgcctccacctcaggtaccgaaatttggcaccgtttcattttaagtgaatcagTACTCGGTAGTACCAACGTGTatcggtaccaagtacaaaaagtaccgagtttcggtacccaaccctaccttcttctgatgttttttaaagaaataaagccaatttgctcaggtttcaaagggttaactcCTGAACAATGCTaatgccttttttggattcacTGTTCAACTTGGAAGCACTGGAGAAAAAACAATTTTCTCACGAAtataacacaacacacacagtgagtcattaatatacaaattgtcatttttgggttgatgtattcctttaaagtaaaCCTTAAAGCTGAGTCAGTTTAGTTTTGGCTAGTTAGAAACAAAAACTGTAATATCAAGCCTGACACATTACCACATAATAAAGTTGTTGTGGTTATGAAGACGTCACTTCTCTGGAATACTGTCCAGCTGCCAGTGATGAACTGTTTCTCCTCCACAAAATGATATGAAATGTCCTGGAAATGACTGTTGGTACCACTGTATAAAAACTGTTCTGTCTCTTGCTCTAAAGTCATGTAATCCATTTAAAATTGATCTAAACAGTTAAAGCAGGTTTAAAGGTTTCACACTCAGGGAATCAGTTGCCTGGTCATAATGTCTAGTTGTGTCTAAACTCCGGTGCACTGCATTTGTCAAGTGTAAAAGTTGACCTTTAGTGTAATAGCTAGAGAGGACTGTACATTAAAACAATTCAGGTGAACGTGTGAAGATGTTCTTTTTGACAGATTAAAGTTTAGATTGACCGTAGAGTCCCAGCTGATCACCATTCATGTCACCCACAGCACAAAGCACATCTCCTGCTGTATTaactttcctctcctttccacTCTTTCCACTCTCCTCTGTCCAGCCGACCCCACAGTGAAGGACTTTATTGGTGGCTTCACAGCACTTCACTACGCTGCTATGCACGGCAGAGCCCGCATCGCCCGGCTGATGCTGGAATCGGAGTATCGCAGTGACATTATAAATGCAAAAAGCAACGATGGCTGGACGCCACTGCACGTGGCTGCCCACTACGGCCGAGACTCGTTTGTACGTCTCCTCCTCGAATTCAGGGCCGAGGTGGACCCGCTGAGTGACAAAGGGACCACACCACTACAGCTGGCCATCATTCGGGAGCGTTCCAGCTGCGTACGGATCCTCCTGGACCACAGTGCCAACATTGACATTCAAAATGGCTTCCTGTTGCGGTATGCCGTCATAAAAGGCAATCACTCGTACTGCCGCATGTTCCTGCAGAGGGGGGCGGACACTAATCTTGGACGTCTTGAGGACGGTCAGACGCCCCTGCACCTGTCTGCCCTCAGGGATGATGTGTTGTGCGCCCAGATGCTCTACGCGTACGGAGCCGATACCAACACCAGGAACTACGAGGGCCAGACGCCGGTAGCTGTGTCTGTTAGCATGTCTGGGATCAGCCGGCCCTGCCTGGACTTCCTACAGGAGGTCACAAGTGAgtctcacacagtcacatcacTCATCACACAAGCATGTCGTACAACCTGACATATCATGTTGAGTCATGAGGAGTGATTTGAAGGTGGATGGATTTGGACAGTCACGGATGTGTATAGGGAGggtgttccagagggagggggcggctatggagaaggct
Encoded proteins:
- the asb7 gene encoding ankyrin repeat and SOCS box protein 7, translated to MTKRSPSLQLVKRMLNHHCRRNPELHEELQIQAAVAAGDVCTVRRMLEQGYSPKIRDANGWTLLHFSAAKGKERCVRVFLEHGADPTVKDFIGGFTALHYAAMHGRARIARLMLESEYRSDIINAKSNDGWTPLHVAAHYGRDSFVRLLLEFRAEVDPLSDKGTTPLQLAIIRERSSCVRILLDHSANIDIQNGFLLRYAVIKGNHSYCRMFLQRGADTNLGRLEDGQTPLHLSALRDDVLCAQMLYAYGADTNTRNYEGQTPVAVSVSMSGISRPCLDFLQEVTRQPRTLQDLCRIKIRNCIGLQSLKLLEDLPIAKVMKDYLKHKFDNV